CACACAAAATACTCCATTGGTAACTTCGCCTTCTTCAAAAATGGCTTCACCTTTTTTAATTTTGTAAGTGGTTTTACTGCTGGCTAATTTTATAACTTCTTCTTTGTTAAGGGCTTTTAAAGAGCTAAGCTGGCGTACAATGCATTGATCACATTTATTCATGACAATATTTGTTTGGGACAAAATTAAAAATATTTAAGAGTTTTAGCCATTATTATATCGTAAAATTATTATAAATTAGAATTGTTGCTATTTTGAATGCTCTTAGTCAGGTTTAATTGGAATTCAATTTAGGTATAACATGACAATTATCATCTTAATAATTGTGCTTTAATTGGAAATTTGTCGCAAATAAAAACAAGTTTATGAGGGAGCAAAGTTGTTTTCATTGTGGTTTAACTATTGAACAAAATGAAGAAATTGATTTCGATGATAAAAAGTTTTGTTGTGCCGGCTGTAAAACAGTGTATGAAATTTTCAGCAGCAACGATTTAACCTCTTATTATGATTTCGAAAAATCGCCTGGTGCCACACCACAGGACATTGCAGGAAAATACGATTTTTTAGATAACGAAGCCATACTTTCAAAAGTATTGGAGTTTCAGGAAGGAAATACTTCGATTGTTTCCTTAAATATTCCCCATATCCATTGCAGTTCTTGTATTTGGATTTTAGAAAACCTAAACCGATTGCAGCCTGGAATTAGTATTTCTCAGGTTAATTTCCATGAAAAAAGAGTTCGAATTACGTTCAATTCAGATACAGTTTCTTTAAAAGAAATCGTGTATATGTTGAGTTCAATTGGTTACGAGCCTTACATCAGTTTAGAAAATTACGAAACAGGAAAAACAAAAGTAGACAGAAGTTTAACCTATAAATTGGGCGTCGCTTTTTTCTGTTTTGGTAATATCATGCTGCTTTCGTTTCCGGAGTATTTCGAAATGAAAGAATTCTGGTTAGATAGCTACAAACCGTTCTTCCGATTATTAATATTTCTTTTAGCACTGCCAAGTTTTTTATATTCAGCAAGCGGATATTATGTTTCGGCGTATCACAGTATCAGAACTCGAATGCTGAATATTGATATTCCTATTGCGCTGGGAATTATCGTAATGTTCATTCGAAGTACTTATGATATGCTTATGGATCACGGGCCTGGGTTCTTCGATAGTTTAGCCAGTCTGGTGTTTTTTATGCTGCTTGGTAAAATGTTTCAGATTAAAACGTACAGTTTCTTAAGTTTCGAAAGAGATTTTAAATCCTATTTTCCAATTGCTGTAACCAAAATAAATAAAGACGCTTCAGAAGATAATGTTGCCATTTACGATGTTGTTAAAGGTGATCGTTTATTGATTCGTAATCAGGAATTGATTCCGGTTGATGGAATTTTAATCAGCGAAAGCGCCGATATTGATTATAGTTTCGTGACAGGAGAAGCTGTTCCGATTACCAAGAAATCTGGAGATAAAGTTTTTGCAGGCGGTAAGCAGATTGGAAAAGTAATCGAAATGGAAGTTTTGCATTCGGTTTCTCAAAGTTATTTAACCCAACTGTGGAGTAACGAAATTTTTCAGAAAAAAGTAGATCAGAAACACAAGACCATTACAGATGCAATAAGCCGTTATTTTACCCCTATTTTATTGCTGATTGCATTTGCTGGTTTTGGTTATTGGATTTCTATAGATGCCAATATTGCTTTTAATGTTTTTACAGCGGTTTTAATTGTGGCTTGTCCATGTGCATTGGCACTAACGGCTCCGTTTACTTTTGGTAATATTTTGAGAATTTTAGGAAAGAAGAAATTCTATTTGAAAAATGCTGTCGTAATTGAGCAGCTTGCAAAAGTGGATACAATCGTTTTTGATAAAACGGGAACGATTACAACCAACAAAAAATCAAATATATTGTATGAAGGAAATACTATTTCAGATGAAAATAGTGTTCTGATTAAGAATGTTTTACGTGCTTCAAATCACCCTTTAAGCAGAATGCTGTATGACTTTTTGCCCGAAACAAAAAGGATTAATGTTTTTGAATTTCAGGAGATTACTGGAAAAGGGATTTTGGCTGTTGCCGAAAATAAAGAAATTAAAATTGGTTCAGGGCAATTTGTGGATAATTTGGTTTCTGATGGTTCCGAAATTGAAAAAACGGCTTTGCATATTAAAATTGATGGAATTTATTTCGGAAGATTTGTTTTTCAAAACCAGTATAGAGAAGGATTGGAAATACTTTTTTCAAAACTGAATAAAGACTACGAAATCAAAGTACTTTCTGGAGATAATGATGGAGAAAGAGCCAATCTTGAAGCTATTCTGCCCAAAAATACCGAACTAGTATTCAATCAAAAACCAGATCAGAAACTCGAATTTATAAAAAAACTTCAGGAAAACGGCAGGAATGTTATGATGGTAGGAGATGGTTTGAATGATGCTGGAGCATTGGCACAAAGTAATGTCGGAATTTCGATTTCAGAGAATGTAAATGTCTTTTCACCCGCTTGCGATGCCATTTTAGACGCTTCAGAATTCTCACGTTTAAATTACTTTTTAAAGCTTTCTCATAAGGCGATTTTTATCATCAAGATGAGTTTTGGCTTATCATTGCTCTACAACGTTGTGGGACTGACTTTTGCGGTTACTGGAAACCTGCTTCCGATAGTTGCAGCAATCATTATGCCGTTGAGTACAATTACCATTGTCAGCTTCGTTACTTTTATGTCTAACTATTTCATTAAGAGTAATTTAGAATAATTTTAAATAATTCAAAAGATATTTTTTTTATTTTTATTATTCTTCTCTGAGCATGATAATTATCATATTTTAAACGCCGATTGCCTAGTAATTTTGTTAACATAAATTTACGGTATGAGTGTTATTTATCTTTTAATTTCAGTAAGTATTTTCGTAGCAATTTGTTTCTTTATTGCTTTCATTATTGCTGTCAAATCTGGCCAGTACGACGACGATTATACACCTTCAGTCAGAATTCTTTTTGACGATGAGACCAAAATTATTTCCCAAAATAATAATTCACCAATCGAAGAAAAACAAGTATAATTATGGAAATGGAACAGTTTTATTACGACAACAAAATTGTAAAAAAATTCATTTACGCCACAATACTCTTTGGAGTTGTGGGTATGTTAGTGGGGCTTACCCTTGCGGTAATGTACCTTTTTCCCAACATCACAGATGGGATCTCGTGGCTTAGCTACGGCCGTTTAAGACCATTACACACCAACGCTGTTATTTTTGCCTTTGTGGGTAATGCCTTCTTTGCCGGAATGTATTATTCTATGCAGAGATTGCTAAAAGCCAGAATGTTTAGTGATTTTTTAAGTAATCTGCATTTCTGGGGCTGGCAGTTAATTATTGTTGCTGCAGCGATTACACTTCCTTTAGGTTATACTTCTTCTAAAGAATATGCAGAATTAGAATGGCCAATTGATATTGCAATCGCGTTAATCTGGGTGGTAATGGGTATCAATATGATTGGTACCATGTTGCGCCGTAGAGAGCGTCACTTGTATGTAGCAATCTGGTTTTATCTAGCAACATTTGTAACAGTAGCGGTATTACACATTTTTAACAATATTGAAATTCCGGTTTCAGCTTTAAAAAGTTATTCTGTTTATGCTGGAGTTCAGGATGCATTAGTGCAGTGGTGGTATGGACACAATGCGGTAGCTTTCTTCTTGACTACTCCGTTTTTAGGATTAATGTACTATTTTGTGCCAAAGATTGCCAACAGACCTGTTTACTCTTATAGATTATCAATTATCCACTTTTGGTCTTTAATCTTTATCTATATCTGGGCTGGACCTCACCATTTATTATATTCTGCATTGCCAAACTGGGCTCAGAATTTAGGAGTAGCTTTCTCAGTAATGCTAATTGCTCCATCTTGGGGAGGTATGATTAATGGACTTTTAACGCTAAGAGGTGCTTGGGATAAAGTTCGTGAAGAACCAGTTTTAAAATTCTTTGTAGTAGCAATTACAGGATACGGAATGGCAACGTTTGAAGGGCCGATGCTTTCTCTTAAAAATGTAAATGCTATTGCGCACTATACAGATTGGATCGTTGCCCACGTACACGTTGGAGCTTTAGCTTGGAATGGTTTTATGTCATTTGCGATTATATATTGGTTGATTCCACGAATGACAAAAACAGATTTGTTCTCTAAGAAATTGGCAAACTTCCATTTCTGGATTGGTACTTTAGGGATTATCGTTTATACAATTCCGTTATATGTAGCTGGTTTTCAACAAGCTTCTATGTGGAAACAATTTAATCCAGACGGAACTTTAACTTACGGAAACTTCCTTGAAACTGTAACGGCTATTATGCCAATGTATTGGATGAGAGCTATTGGTGGTACTTTGTACTTAGTTGGTATGCTGACATTGGTTTATAACATTATCATGACAGTTAAAAAAGGTTCCCCAGTAGAAGATGAATTAGCTCAGGCTCCTGCTTTACAAAGAATCAGTAGCGGAAGAGTAAGAGGAGAGAAATTCCACTCTTGGTTAGAAAGAAAACCAATTCAATTGACAATCTTGGCTACAATCGCGATTTTAATTGGAGGTATTATTCAGATTGTACCAACGATTATGGTGAAATCAAATATTCCGACTATTTCAAGTGTAAAACCTTATACGCCATTGGAATTAGAAGGACGTGATTTATACATTAGAGAAGGTTGTGTGGGTTGTCACTCACAGTCAGTTCGTCCATTCAGAAGTGAAGTAGAACGTTACGGAGTACAGTCAAAAGCGGGAGAGTTTGTTTACGATCATCCATTCTTATGGGGATCAAAACGTACGGGACCGGATTTATTAAGAGTTGGTGGTAAATACAATGATAACTGGCACTTCAATCACATGTGGAATCCGCAAAGTACATCTGCAGGATCAATTATGCCAGGGTACAAATGGTTATTTGACAACAAACCTCTAGATATTTCTTTAACACAAAAGAAAATGCAAGCCATGATTTCTTTAGGTGTTCCTTACAGTGCAGAAGAAGTTGCAAATGCACAAAAAGCGTTGAGAGATCAAGCAGTTAAAATTGAAAAAAGCTTAGAAAGCGATCCTGACTTTGTAAAAAGTTATGAAGACAGCAAGAAAAAAGCGGCTGCAAAAGGAGAGCAATTCGTTCCAATGAACGAAAGAGAAATCGTTGCTTTGATTGCTTACATTCAAAGACTTGGTACTGATATTAAAGTAAAAGAAACTACTAAATAACAGCATTATGTTCGAACAAATAAAACACAATATGGAAACAATATCGGGTGTAGAATTATACCCGATTATTTCCCTCTTGATTTTCTTCTTCTTCTTTGTAGGATTAGGCTTTTGGGTATTCTCTTATAGAAAAGATAAAATTCAGGAAATGAGTAGTATTCCTTTAGATGAAGGGCTTGTTGTAATTACAAAAGAGATATAAAAATGAAAAAGTTTTTCCCAGTATATGTTAGAGTACCGTTGATTTTCTTCATCGTCTTTGGTTTGATGGAGTATTTCGTAGACTCAGGTGACAGAGCAGCATTTATAAAATACCCAATGGTGTCGCTGTTTTTATTTGTCTTCTTGTTCATTTTAATTGCAATTGAGATTACGCTTAGTGCTGTAAATCGTGTCATGTATCAATTAATGACACCAGAAGAAAAAGCGCAAAAAGAATATGAAGAAAGCCTTAGTTTCAAAGAGAGCACTTGGTTTAAAGATTTAATGCAGAAATTAACTAAAACATCTCCAATTGAAAAAGAAGGCGAGTTGTTAATGGATCATGATTATGACGGAATCAAAGAGCTTGACAATAATTTACCGCCTTGGTGGGTGTATTTGTTCTACATCTGTATCATTTTCGGAGTTATTTATGTAATTCGTTATGATGTTTTAGGAGCTGACAATCAAGAAATGGAGCTGAAAAAAGAAATGGCTCAGGCGAAAATTGATGTTGAAGAATACCTGAAAACTGCTCCAGATTTAATGGATGAAAAAACGGTTGTTTTGCTTACTGATGAAGCAAGTTTAGCAGTAGGAAAAGAAATCTTTACCACAAACTGTGCAGCTTGTCATAGAGCAGATGCAGGAGGGCAGATTGGACCAAACTTGACAGATGATAAATGGATTTTAGGAGGTGGAATTAAGAATTTATTCCACACCATTACAAACGGAGGCCGAGATGGTAAAGGGATGATTTCATGGAAAGGAACCTTAAAACCAAAAGAAATCCAGAAAGTTGCGAGTTACATTTTGTCTTTACAAGGCAGTAATCCAAAAGATCCGAAAGAACCGGAAGGAGAGGTTTGGGTAGATGAAAGTGCCCCAATCAACGATGCAACAGCCGTTGCACCCAAAATAGATACCACAGCAGTTAAAAAATAATTAGAATACAATATCATGTCAAATTTACCAGACGAAGCGTTTAGAGATACCATTGGAACTATAGATGAAGGTGGTAAACGGAAATTTATTTTCCCTAAAAAACCGTCTGGTAAATTTTACGATTACCGCAAAATTGTCAGCTATGTTTTATTGGCAATTCTATTCATAAATCCGTTTATTAAAGTAAATGGAAACCAATTTATGATGTTCAACGTTTTAGAACGTCGTTTTAATATTTTTGGATTTCCTTTCTGGCCTCAGGATTTTTACCTCTTTGTAATTTCAATGCTTATCGGCGTTGTATTTGTACTCTTGTTTACAGTTGTTTTTGGAAGGATTTTTTGTGGCTGGATTTGTCCGCAGACTATTTTCCTCGAATTGGTTTTCCGCCGAATAGAATATTGGATTGATGGAGATCGTGGTGCGCAATCCCGTTTGGCAAGGCAAGAATGGAACGCGGAGAAAATTAGAAAAAGACTTCTTAAATGGACTATTTTCTTTGTGATTTCTTTTCTTATTGCCAATGTGTTTCTGGCTTATTTAGTTGGAAGCGACAAATTGTTTTTAATGATAGAACAAGGTCCAATTGAGCAGGCAAGTAATTTTATTGCACTTCTTATTTTTACAGGTGTTTTTTATTTTGTTTTTGTTTGGTTCCGTGAACAGGTTTGTATCATTGCTTGTCCCTACGGAAGGTTACAAGGAGTTCTTTTAGATAATAAATCAATTAATGTTGCTTATGATTTTGTACGTGGAGAAAAAGAAGAAGGACGTGCAAAATTCAAAAAAAATGAAGATCGGGCATTAACAGGAAAAGGAGATTGTATTGATTGTCTGCAATGTGTTCATGTCTGTCCAATGGGAATTGACATTAGAAATGGAACACAGTTAGAATGTACCAATTGTACAGCCTGTATCGATGAGTGTGATCATATAATGGAATCGGTTGGATTGCCAAAAGGACTTATTCGATATGCTTCTGAAGATGAAATTGCTAAAAAAGAACCTTTCAAATTTACTGCAAGAATGAAAGGATACACTGCAGTTCTCTTTATTTTATTGAGTATTTTTGTTGGAATGCTATTTTTAAGAACTGATGTTCAGGCAGTTGTTTTACGTCTTCCCGGACAATTATTTCAGCATAACGGAGATAAAATAAGTAATGTTTACACCTATAAAATTGTAAACAAAACGATGAAAGATTACAACGATATTCATTTTGAGCTAATTGATCAAAAAGGCGAAATTAAGAATGTTGGAAAAAGACATTTTAAAGTAGCTAAAGAAGGAATTTCTCAAGGAACATTATTTATAGAAATAAAAGAAGTTTTATTAGAAAGTGATAAAACAAAAGTAAAAATAGGAGTTTACAATGGTTCTGAACTCATAGAAACAACCACAACAAATTTCTTAGGACCACGCAGTTTTAATTAAAAATTATAGTATTATGAAAATTAATTGGGGTACCGCAATTGTCATCGCATTTGGATTGTTTATGACATTTATATTGTATTTTGTTTTTGAAGTACAGTCAAATTCTAAATACGATAATGATTTGGTCGTCGAAGAATACTACAAACACGACACACATTTTCAGGAAGAAATGGCTCGAATTCAGAATGCACACGATTTACAGCACAAACCATCTATCAAATATACAGATAACGGCGTAGCTGTAACTTTTCCTGCTGGATTTGAAAGTGATAAAGTACAAGGCAATATTTTGTTATACAGACCTTCAAACAAAAAATTTGATTTCAATACTAAAATTGCTTTAACCAATTCTTCTATACTCATTCCACAGAAAAAATTAATAAAAGGACGCTGGGATGTTAATATGGAATGGCAGTATGAAGGCAAAAAATATTTAACTAAAGAAGTGATTTACGTCAATTAATTTAGGTTCTAAAGATTTGATCCGCTAGGATCAATTCATCGGTAGAAAAAAAATATCCATAGATAAATTGTCCTGTAGGGACACGTTATGAGGATTTGCAATTAAAAATTAATTAATATGTTGTTTTCAGCATTCATATTAGGTCTTATCAGTAGTCTGCACTGTGTTGGCATGTGTGGGCCTATTGCCATGATGCTTCCTGTTGACAGACAAAATGAAGCCAAAAAAGTAACGCAGATTTTGACTTATCATTTTGGAAGATTAACTGCTTACGCTACAATCGGATTAATTTTCGGATTGTTAGGAAGAGGTTTTTTTCTTGCGGGATTACAGCAGAAAATGTCGATTATTATTGGTGTAATTATGATTATTGTAGTCTTGATTCCAGAGAAAAAATTTGCGAATTATAATTTTTCAAAACCAGTTTATAAAATCATTTCTAAAATTAAATCAAACCTTGGAGCTCAATTTAAAAATAAGAGTTATAAATCTCTTTTTACAATTGGTCTCTTAAACGGATTTCTGCCTTGCGGGATGGTTTATGTTGCGCTGTTTGGAGCAATTG
This portion of the Flavobacterium panacagri genome encodes:
- a CDS encoding heavy metal translocating P-type ATPase, producing the protein MREQSCFHCGLTIEQNEEIDFDDKKFCCAGCKTVYEIFSSNDLTSYYDFEKSPGATPQDIAGKYDFLDNEAILSKVLEFQEGNTSIVSLNIPHIHCSSCIWILENLNRLQPGISISQVNFHEKRVRITFNSDTVSLKEIVYMLSSIGYEPYISLENYETGKTKVDRSLTYKLGVAFFCFGNIMLLSFPEYFEMKEFWLDSYKPFFRLLIFLLALPSFLYSASGYYVSAYHSIRTRMLNIDIPIALGIIVMFIRSTYDMLMDHGPGFFDSLASLVFFMLLGKMFQIKTYSFLSFERDFKSYFPIAVTKINKDASEDNVAIYDVVKGDRLLIRNQELIPVDGILISESADIDYSFVTGEAVPITKKSGDKVFAGGKQIGKVIEMEVLHSVSQSYLTQLWSNEIFQKKVDQKHKTITDAISRYFTPILLLIAFAGFGYWISIDANIAFNVFTAVLIVACPCALALTAPFTFGNILRILGKKKFYLKNAVVIEQLAKVDTIVFDKTGTITTNKKSNILYEGNTISDENSVLIKNVLRASNHPLSRMLYDFLPETKRINVFEFQEITGKGILAVAENKEIKIGSGQFVDNLVSDGSEIEKTALHIKIDGIYFGRFVFQNQYREGLEILFSKLNKDYEIKVLSGDNDGERANLEAILPKNTELVFNQKPDQKLEFIKKLQENGRNVMMVGDGLNDAGALAQSNVGISISENVNVFSPACDAILDASEFSRLNYFLKLSHKAIFIIKMSFGLSLLYNVVGLTFAVTGNLLPIVAAIIMPLSTITIVSFVTFMSNYFIKSNLE
- the ccoS gene encoding cbb3-type cytochrome oxidase assembly protein CcoS, whose amino-acid sequence is MSVIYLLISVSIFVAICFFIAFIIAVKSGQYDDDYTPSVRILFDDETKIISQNNNSPIEEKQV
- the ccoN gene encoding cytochrome-c oxidase, cbb3-type subunit I, translated to MEMEQFYYDNKIVKKFIYATILFGVVGMLVGLTLAVMYLFPNITDGISWLSYGRLRPLHTNAVIFAFVGNAFFAGMYYSMQRLLKARMFSDFLSNLHFWGWQLIIVAAAITLPLGYTSSKEYAELEWPIDIAIALIWVVMGINMIGTMLRRRERHLYVAIWFYLATFVTVAVLHIFNNIEIPVSALKSYSVYAGVQDALVQWWYGHNAVAFFLTTPFLGLMYYFVPKIANRPVYSYRLSIIHFWSLIFIYIWAGPHHLLYSALPNWAQNLGVAFSVMLIAPSWGGMINGLLTLRGAWDKVREEPVLKFFVVAITGYGMATFEGPMLSLKNVNAIAHYTDWIVAHVHVGALAWNGFMSFAIIYWLIPRMTKTDLFSKKLANFHFWIGTLGIIVYTIPLYVAGFQQASMWKQFNPDGTLTYGNFLETVTAIMPMYWMRAIGGTLYLVGMLTLVYNIIMTVKKGSPVEDELAQAPALQRISSGRVRGEKFHSWLERKPIQLTILATIAILIGGIIQIVPTIMVKSNIPTISSVKPYTPLELEGRDLYIREGCVGCHSQSVRPFRSEVERYGVQSKAGEFVYDHPFLWGSKRTGPDLLRVGGKYNDNWHFNHMWNPQSTSAGSIMPGYKWLFDNKPLDISLTQKKMQAMISLGVPYSAEEVANAQKALRDQAVKIEKSLESDPDFVKSYEDSKKKAAAKGEQFVPMNEREIVALIAYIQRLGTDIKVKETTK
- a CDS encoding CcoQ/FixQ family Cbb3-type cytochrome c oxidase assembly chaperone produces the protein MFEQIKHNMETISGVELYPIISLLIFFFFFVGLGFWVFSYRKDKIQEMSSIPLDEGLVVITKEI
- a CDS encoding cbb3-type cytochrome c oxidase N-terminal domain-containing protein; amino-acid sequence: MKKFFPVYVRVPLIFFIVFGLMEYFVDSGDRAAFIKYPMVSLFLFVFLFILIAIEITLSAVNRVMYQLMTPEEKAQKEYEESLSFKESTWFKDLMQKLTKTSPIEKEGELLMDHDYDGIKELDNNLPPWWVYLFYICIIFGVIYVIRYDVLGADNQEMELKKEMAQAKIDVEEYLKTAPDLMDEKTVVLLTDEASLAVGKEIFTTNCAACHRADAGGQIGPNLTDDKWILGGGIKNLFHTITNGGRDGKGMISWKGTLKPKEIQKVASYILSLQGSNPKDPKEPEGEVWVDESAPINDATAVAPKIDTTAVKK
- the ccoG gene encoding cytochrome c oxidase accessory protein CcoG, producing MSNLPDEAFRDTIGTIDEGGKRKFIFPKKPSGKFYDYRKIVSYVLLAILFINPFIKVNGNQFMMFNVLERRFNIFGFPFWPQDFYLFVISMLIGVVFVLLFTVVFGRIFCGWICPQTIFLELVFRRIEYWIDGDRGAQSRLARQEWNAEKIRKRLLKWTIFFVISFLIANVFLAYLVGSDKLFLMIEQGPIEQASNFIALLIFTGVFYFVFVWFREQVCIIACPYGRLQGVLLDNKSINVAYDFVRGEKEEGRAKFKKNEDRALTGKGDCIDCLQCVHVCPMGIDIRNGTQLECTNCTACIDECDHIMESVGLPKGLIRYASEDEIAKKEPFKFTARMKGYTAVLFILLSIFVGMLFLRTDVQAVVLRLPGQLFQHNGDKISNVYTYKIVNKTMKDYNDIHFELIDQKGEIKNVGKRHFKVAKEGISQGTLFIEIKEVLLESDKTKVKIGVYNGSELIETTTTNFLGPRSFN
- a CDS encoding FixH family protein → MKINWGTAIVIAFGLFMTFILYFVFEVQSNSKYDNDLVVEEYYKHDTHFQEEMARIQNAHDLQHKPSIKYTDNGVAVTFPAGFESDKVQGNILLYRPSNKKFDFNTKIALTNSSILIPQKKLIKGRWDVNMEWQYEGKKYLTKEVIYVN
- a CDS encoding sulfite exporter TauE/SafE family protein, whose product is MLFSAFILGLISSLHCVGMCGPIAMMLPVDRQNEAKKVTQILTYHFGRLTAYATIGLIFGLLGRGFFLAGLQQKMSIIIGVIMIIVVLIPEKKFANYNFSKPVYKIISKIKSNLGAQFKNKSYKSLFTIGLLNGFLPCGMVYVALFGAIAMQSAGFGILYMLLFGIGTIPLMTIVVYVNSLLKLPFRNKIQKAIPYVAVIIGVLFILRGLGLGIPYISPSNMSLFVQQTPNCH